A stretch of DNA from Nitrospinota bacterium:
GGAGCGGCCGGTAGTGGCTGCCACGAAGAGCGGGGCGTGGAGCTCCCCGGGCACAGTGGCGGCAGCCCGGCTCCTGGTGGGGGGGGTATTTCTTGTCGCAGGGGTCGGAAAGCTATTGGAGCCTGCAGGGGCGTTTGCCCAGATCTTGGGGGCTTACCGTCTCGTGCCCGCCGAGGCTGTCCCGCTCATCGCGACATGGCTCCCGTGGGGGGAACTCGTCCTAGGCATCTACCTGATTGTGGGTTTCGAGACCCGTTGGGCCGGCGCTGCTGCGGCCGTCTGCTTCGCGGTTTTCTCCGCCGCCATCGCCACAAACTTGATTCTCGGCGCACCCCTGGAAGATTGCGGCTGCTTCGGTACCCTGCTCAAACGTGAGGGGGCCACCATCACGCTAGTCGGCGACCTCGTTCTCGGGGGCGTGAGCCTCTGGCTGGTGCGCCACCCGGTGAGCCGGACAAGCCTAGACGGATGGCTGGAGGCCAGGGGCTGGTAGGCCATTCCCGCCTACGGCAGGCCCCCCGGGTGGTTCGAGGTCGTATCTGTCTCCCCGGGTGTTAAGAGCACTATGAACATACCATAACCGGTCCCGGTTGCCGTGGCACAAGGCCACAGTGGGCCGAACGCAAAAGGAGGGAAACGGCGATGTTCAGCAAGAAAATGCAGGATGCAATGAACGACCACCTCAATGCAGAGCTCTACGCCGCCTACCTGTACCTCTCGATGGAGGCTTACTTCTGTTCGATCCACCTCTCAGGCTTTTCAAACTGGATGCGCCTACAGTCGAGGGAAGAGATGAGCCACGCGATGCGGTTCTTTGAGTTCATCTACGATCGGGGCGGGCGCGTGGTGCTCCAGGC
This window harbors:
- a CDS encoding DoxX family membrane protein, coding for MAATKSGAWSSPGTVAAARLLVGGVFLVAGVGKLLEPAGAFAQILGAYRLVPAEAVPLIATWLPWGELVLGIYLIVGFETRWAGAAAAVCFAVFSAAIATNLILGAPLEDCGCFGTLLKREGATITLVGDLVLGGVSLWLVRHPVSRTSLDGWLEARGW